A section of the SAR324 cluster bacterium genome encodes:
- a CDS encoding TRAP transporter small permease subunit — MIKWASKLIEGWALFGGMILLLLVIMTTYSAAAGFLIATPFSGDFELTEMGVAVASFAFLPYCQLTFANVSADVFTAKMKPSKVRFLSRVGSLVAAAFSILLIWRMYEGLLDYQIYLETTTILQVPIWYAFVPSIFSLLLLLLAALITFIHPDGVPEPSLIPQ; from the coding sequence ATGATAAAATGGGCCTCGAAACTGATCGAAGGTTGGGCCCTGTTTGGAGGTATGATTTTGTTGCTGCTGGTGATAATGACCACCTACAGTGCAGCAGCTGGTTTCCTAATTGCCACTCCCTTTTCTGGGGATTTTGAACTCACTGAAATGGGAGTGGCGGTCGCTTCCTTTGCATTCCTTCCTTACTGCCAACTGACCTTCGCAAATGTTTCTGCGGATGTCTTCACGGCAAAAATGAAACCTTCGAAAGTTAGATTTTTAAGCCGAGTTGGCTCTTTGGTGGCCGCAGCCTTCAGCATTCTGTTGATCTGGCGAATGTACGAAGGATTGCTGGATTACCAGATTTACCTGGAGACTACGACAATCCTACAGGTGCCGATCTGGTATGCGTTTGTCCCTTCGATTTTCTCTCTTCTGCTTCTCCTGTTGGCAGCTCTAATCACGTTTATTCATCCAGATGGAGTACCCGAACCATCTTTAATCCCCCAGTAA